A window of Pseudomonas mucidolens contains these coding sequences:
- the copD gene encoding copper homeostasis membrane protein CopD, whose protein sequence is MATLLVLCRFLHFTVVLLIFGVCVFRPWLLGKSPQPALDRPLARITRLLAWLALISGIAWLLLISASMAGTELAGLEPATVQQVLSKTFFGQVWSLHLALSILLVLALFTSWTTARLLLSTALLATLAPVGHGAMLNGINGQLLILNQVVHLLCVGAWLGGLLVLGLILRQAARYPLEALLRHFSGIGYVLVAGLLGTGLINIRVLTGQFWPTPLFSGFALILLIKVLLVAGMLGLALLNRLQSRNCQQRLGPLQVSVTLEWLLGVSAVAAVSLLGTLPPMLSAA, encoded by the coding sequence ATGGCAACCCTGCTGGTGCTGTGTCGTTTCCTGCACTTCACGGTGGTATTGCTGATATTTGGGGTCTGTGTGTTCAGACCCTGGCTGTTGGGTAAATCCCCCCAACCCGCACTCGACCGGCCATTGGCGCGCATCACCCGGCTACTGGCCTGGCTGGCGCTGATATCAGGGATCGCCTGGCTGCTGCTGATCAGTGCCAGCATGGCGGGCACCGAACTGGCAGGGCTGGAACCGGCAACGGTGCAACAGGTGCTGTCCAAGACCTTTTTCGGCCAAGTCTGGAGCCTGCACCTGGCGTTAAGCATACTGCTGGTGCTGGCGCTGTTTACCTCCTGGACGACCGCGCGCCTGTTGCTCAGTACGGCGTTGCTGGCCACCTTGGCCCCGGTCGGCCATGGCGCCATGCTCAACGGCATCAACGGGCAATTGCTGATCCTCAACCAAGTTGTGCATCTGCTATGCGTCGGCGCCTGGCTCGGCGGTTTGCTGGTGCTGGGATTAATCCTCCGACAAGCGGCACGCTATCCGCTGGAGGCGCTGCTGCGACACTTCAGCGGTATCGGCTACGTGCTGGTGGCGGGATTGCTGGGCACCGGGCTGATCAATATTCGCGTGCTCACCGGACAATTCTGGCCAACGCCCCTGTTCAGCGGGTTTGCCTTGATCTTATTGATCAAGGTGCTGCTGGTCGCCGGCATGCTGGGACTGGCTTTATTGAACCGATTGCAGAGCCGAAACTGCCAGCAGCGACTGGGTCCGCTGCAAGTCAGCGTGACCCTCGAATGGCTGCTGGGCGTATCGGCGGTGGCGGCCGTTTCATTGCTGGGCACCTTGCCGCCGATGCTGAGCGCCGCCTGA
- the copC gene encoding copper homeostasis periplasmic binding protein CopC: protein MLIKKTLTTVSLLVSLMGASAAFAHAHLESSMPAADSTVSAPSDLRLTFSEGVEATFTKVSLSKDGTELAVKGLETPDTDKKTLVVTPAAPLAAGTYKVEWHAVSVDTHKSAGSYSFKVGQ from the coding sequence ATGTTGATCAAGAAAACCCTGACCACCGTTTCTTTGTTGGTCTCCTTGATGGGCGCCTCGGCAGCCTTCGCCCACGCTCACCTGGAAAGCAGCATGCCCGCTGCCGACAGCACCGTCTCAGCCCCCAGCGATTTGCGCCTGACCTTCAGCGAAGGTGTCGAGGCCACTTTCACCAAGGTTTCCCTGAGCAAGGACGGCACCGAACTGGCGGTCAAGGGACTGGAGACCCCGGACACCGACAAGAAAACCCTGGTAGTGACGCCCGCCGCACCGCTGGCGGCCGGTACCTACAAGGTTGAATGGCACGCGGTCTCGGTCGACACCCACAAAAGCGCAGGCAGCTACAGTTTCAAGGTCGGCCAATAA
- a CDS encoding TetR/AcrR family transcriptional regulator, translating into MGNHKIGIRRVNVEKILLAAEKVFAEKGYGGTAMADIAEEVQLPRSNLHYYFSTKSELYSAVLFDLLEVWKQDALCFEMFDDPRVVLSSYIRAKMQHSRSRPYGSKVWANEIIHGAPTLGAALDASLYDWAKMKEAKIRQWVEDKRILAVEPSSLLYMIWASTQHYADFDHQVMILNDHQALSDLQFERAVQTVTSVILRGIGLAP; encoded by the coding sequence ATGGGCAATCACAAGATCGGTATTCGTCGGGTCAACGTCGAGAAGATTCTGCTGGCGGCTGAGAAAGTTTTCGCCGAGAAGGGCTATGGTGGCACCGCCATGGCCGACATTGCCGAAGAAGTGCAATTGCCGCGTTCCAACTTGCATTACTACTTCAGCACCAAGAGCGAGTTGTACAGCGCTGTGCTGTTTGACCTGCTTGAAGTCTGGAAGCAGGACGCGTTGTGCTTTGAGATGTTCGACGACCCACGGGTTGTGCTCAGCAGCTACATCCGCGCAAAGATGCAGCATTCGCGCAGCCGGCCGTACGGCTCCAAAGTCTGGGCCAACGAAATCATTCACGGCGCCCCGACCCTGGGGGCGGCGCTGGACGCCAGCCTGTATGACTGGGCCAAGATGAAGGAAGCGAAAATACGCCAGTGGGTGGAAGACAAGCGCATCCTGGCGGTGGAGCCGTCGAGTCTGTTGTACATGATCTGGGCATCGACCCAGCACTATGCCGACTTCGATCATCAGGTGATGATTTTGAATGACCACCAGGCACTCTCGGATCTGCAGTTCGAGCGGGCGGTGCAGACGGTGACGAGTGTGATATTGCGCGGGATTGGGTTGGCGCCTTGA